Genomic window (Helianthus annuus cultivar XRQ/B chromosome 3, HanXRQr2.0-SUNRISE, whole genome shotgun sequence):
ACATAGTCAAGCCCAAGAATTTAGGGACCGTTAAGTGTGGCCCCCCAAGCTTCAACTTTTATTTTTGTACAATCGAGTCGCCTGGGCAATgacggatctagaaaatccgcataggggtaacgtttcaaaataaaggggtaacgaaatcgaaaaaacgtcaaaattTTCCAAATTTACACTACCACCGGAGTGTCAAGGGGCAACGGGGGTAGCCCCTTGTAACACTATAGGTCTGCCCCTGCGGCCGGGTTAAAATTCAACTTTAATTTTGTGTTTTTACAGGAGAAATGTGATGCTATGGCTGATTATATAAAAGACTCAAAATGTGTATCAAATGGTTCCAAGAACTTGAAGCGGATTTGTTATTAGAGCAAGACAAACATTGGAAAATGTTGGAAACTGCAGAAAAGAAATGCAATGATATAGGTATAACTATAATTTCAAGAACAATATTAATATTGTAAAtcaatatttataatttaaacTATTTGTTCTAATTCATTGCTTCAAGAAATGGTAATGGGTCAAAAGGAAGAAGAACTTAATTCGATAATTGTCGCGCTGCGCAAGAATTACACTGCCTTACAAGAGAAACTTGCAAAGAAGAATCCGATAAATTGGTACAGTTAGAATCTTGATTCTTAAGTTCTTTATCATGgtataaaaacaagttttttttttttttttttttgccgaagTTAATATTTTTAACGGTCAAGATTGTTCAATCTCAGGCTGCAATGGTATCGTTAAACAAAGAGAAAGACGCACGATTGTCTGTAGAAAGATCACAAGCTCCCATCAAGGAAGAACTTGAAAGAGCTCAAAGAGAAAGTTCAAGTGCTAATCAAAAGGTTATTTATATAtgtgaaaaaaaataaaagtataaaaaaaaccTCATCGAATGTAACTGATTTTCGTATTTATTTGGTTCTTAGATATTATCACTTAATGATATGTACAAAAGACTGCAAGAATACAACACGAGCTTACAACAATACAACAGTAAGCTTCAAGCGGAGCTTAATCAAACCAACGAAATCCTTAAAAAcgtagaaaaagaaaaggttgcgGTTTTGGAGAACCTCAGCAACTTAAGAGGCTACTGTACTTCTTTGCAAGATCAGTTGACTGCTACTAAAGTCGGTGTTTTCGCCTTTTAattatttcatttcatttttcttatcttaataaatatattttgtaatatttatatatatgtggATTTTACTTTAGGAAAGTAATGATGAGGCAATGAAGCTTAAAGACGCGTTAGCGAGTGAAGTTGGATGCCTAAGATTGGACTTACAACAAGTGAGAGATGAGCGTGATCGCCAGCTGTCACACGTTCAAGAGTTATCAGCTGAAGTGTTGAAATACAAAGAGTTGACTGGAAAGTCAGCAGATGAATTGGGCAACCTTACAACAAAGTCAAACGAGCTCGAGGTTCTTAtttgttgtttttcttttttaatccGTCATAGCTTATAACAATGTCATATTTTATTTACCATTATTGTTTTTCAGGCAAGATGTGCTTCACAAAGTGATCAAATAAAGAAATTGCAAGAAAAACTCGATGCTGCTGAGAATAAACTAGCGGTATCATTGATTTTTATATTTTACAAACATAAAACTTTGTAGTTTGACTTATTTTGACTAATTCTTGATTTCTTTTTTATGTTCTAGATGTCTGATGTATCGGCATTTGAGATAAGAACAGGATATGAAGAACAAAAGAGAGTTAACTCCGAGTTACAGTTTCGTTTAGACGAGGCAGAATTAAAACTTGTCGAAGGAGAAGCCTTGCGCAAAAAGTTGCATAACACAATACTGGTAAGTTTCAatttccttttcttttattttttaaaaacaaatgttCACGATAACGATCTTTTGTTTTGCCACAGGAATTGAAAGGGAATATAAGAGTTTTCTGTAGGGTACGACCTTTATTGCTTGATGACGCCGCTGACAATGAACCAAAGGCGGTTTCTTTTCCTACAACCACAGAAAATCTTGGTCGCGGCATTGAATTGTTGCAACATGGTACTATAAAGACTATGTTGTCTATAGAGTTGACTTATTTGACCATGTGTTTTGATGCTTATATATTTAcggttttgttgtgaaaaagggCAAAAACATTCTTTCGTATTCGATAAGGTATTTGTACCGGAATCTTCACAAGAAGAGGTGTTCGTTGAGGTCTCACAGCTTGTGCAGAGTGCTTTGGATGGTTATAAGGTAATCTTTAAACATTTTTATCTCGTTTAACGGGCTGGGTTGACCACAACATTTTTTTGGACCCGTATGAGATTAAACACAACCCAAATCGAGCTACTCATAACTCGGCTTCATTATTTTTTTTCAGGTTTGTATCTTTGCATATGGTCAAACAGGGTCGGGAAAACGCATACAATGATGGTACGTCTGGAAATGATGATGATAAAGGATTAATACCTCGTTCGTTAGAACAAATATTTGAGTCCAGACAAACGCTACAAAACCAAGGGTGGAAGTATGAAATGCAGGTTTGAGTTTTCAATCAAGTTAATCGTTTAGTTACCAAAGAAAGTGTTTCACAAATATTGGTTTTACAGGTTTTCTATGCTGGAAATATATAATGAGACAATACGCGATCTGTTGACAATAAACCGACCGGGTTCAACCGAAGCGCGTACTAAGCAGTATGTAATTAAACATGATGCAAATGGGAACACGCATGTTTCTGACCTGACCGTAGTTGATGTACGCAGCAGTAGAGAAGTTTCGTTTTTGTTAAACCGTGCTGCACAAAGCAGGTATTGGCATACCTAGAGGTGGCAAATTGGTTACACGTCAAAACTAGTAAATCCTAATACACATCAATATAAACGGGTCGGCTTGGTTGAACCCAACACTTTTTTGtccgggttttttttttttttaattttttatgtaCCGGGTCAAAATTTTTGAATGGGTTGAAATGTGCTGGGTCAGGTTGCATTGTGTTGGGTTGACCCAAAACACTAGTTTTCTTTTTAATAATACGTACCGGTTATATTATATTAGTAGTTTTTTGGGCTAAAATGATTTAGGAGTTTCAATGCGCAAAATACATACCTTtgacccatttgacccgtttcaaGTTAAGCTAGTCATTTTGATTTTACTTATGACCCGTTCAACATAGCATAACATAGACTAACCTGGATACATTATCTCTTTTATCTTTAGATCTGTGGGTATGACTCAAATGAACGAACAATCGTCAAGAAGCCATTTTGTGTTCACCATGAGGATAACGGGTGTTAATGAGGTAACGGAAATTTTGGTTTTTTTCTTTATATCATCTTATCAACTGTGTTGGCTAATGATGAAGTCTTGATTAATGCTGTAGAGCACAGAGCAACAAGTGCACGGCGTTCTTAACCTTATTGATCTTGCGGGTAGTGAACGTCTTTCCAAAAGTGGGTCAACCGGAGACCGTTTGAAAGAAACTCAAGCCATTAACAAAAGTTTGTCATCGTTAAGCGACGTTATATTCGCTTTAGCAAAGAAGGAAGAACATGTGCCATTCAGGAACTCAAAACTTACATATCTTCTTCAGGTACACATCGATCTAATGTTTATTATCATACATTATTATGTTATCTAGTTAAAAGTTTCTAATGAATTTGAATTTGATCAGCCTTGCTTAGGTGGTGATTCCAAGACTTTGATGGTGGTAAATGTTTCTCCTGCACCGAGCTCTATTAACGAGTCACTTTGTTCTCTTCGGTTTGCTGCAAGAGTTAATGCTTGCGAGATTGGAACGCCTCGAAGACAAACCTCTGTGAAGCAATTGGATGCTCGATTCAGTCATGGCTAATGATTTTGCAGTCATAAATATCAACAGGATATGTAGTAGATTTTTGAGATTCTAACAGTTTGGCGTTCATGTGTATACTGGAAAGAAAGATGAAGAGCAATAGTTAGGTAATGATTTGCTGGAACAACTATAATTTGATTGATTTTCTTGGTTTATAGTTTTGTACTTTTGTTAATTATTTTCTATTTAAGTAACCCATTTTGAGTTAATCTTGAATCCTACTTAAACGTGATTATATTATCCAACATAAAATAAGACAGACTCATCATGTAAATTGGCTAACCAGGCCCACTGTTTATAGTAAAAAAATGtcataatttaaaataaaaaaggcAATATCTGTCAAGAAAGCAACATTTTAATGTTTTTCTTATGGTGAACTCTAGCGATATAAACAAAAGATTGtatcatatccattttcaagtgTTAGGAAACGAAAGGaatttcgagcagttggtcgatgacatAATAGATAAAGATCTTAACACgatcatatccattttcaagtgTTTGACTAGATAGTCCAAGATGACatatattaaaaccattcaaGCACACCGGTCTACAATGTGTGATGGTGAGATTCTTCAAGTTTGCACAgtgggagaaaagaccagcacccTTGTCAGTATTGTCATAATGCAATGAGACATAACTGAGATTTAAGCGGCATGTTCCGATCAACGTTTATCGACATTGTTATAGGTGATGAAGAAACcctaaaacggaacataatcccagatcgTCTAGAGAaacgcttttatcatgtgtcatctggtaacaactaccaaggggATATGGAAGTAATTTGTAAAATATTATGTCAGTGGGAAATGTTTTAAAAATCCGATGCAACTTTACGGCACACTTTTattcacatcttccatggagtcacagatccgacaatagggctcacggatcttatgcccacctgAGACCGACCTCTGGATTACACGTTCTCgtaaaacggaacataatcccagattgtctagagaagcgcttttatcatgtgtcttATGGTAACAACTACTCAGGTAATACTTCCAAGTTCTTGCTTTTTCTTCAAGTGTTCTTCTTTGTTCTTGACTTATCTTTAACTTATCTTCATACTCGTTCTTGCACTTCAACAGAAACTTATCGCTACAGTTAATATGATTAgacacaacggttctccaattccagaaaCTAAATGAAGGTTGCTATTCAACGAGGTTGTTCTCCACAATGACGATACGCTTgttaccttaatcacatcttccatggagtcacagatctgacaatagggcccacggatccATGGGTCACGTGTTGAATGATCGAGAGAAACTTCTTCGATCTAACTGCCGATATCTCATCCTTCTTATCTTGTTCAAAGTTTCTACGACGAAGTTTTCTCCGTCGCTAATTTCTCCACTCACCGTGAAATCGGACAGTTTCTTCATAGATTTCGTCCGGTTTCAAAGCCAgttgaggattacgagtgttctagacTCGTTCAAGGCATGCTTGTTTGTGCGATTTACAGAAATAAGGATGATGCTCTGTATTTTGATGTCGTTGTTGATGTTGTATGTATTTTATCTCTAATTTAGGGCTATTTTATAAAATTATCATACGatggtaacaactaccaaggggataatggatatggtaacaactaccaaggTGGTAGTTGATATGATTAgacacaacggttctccaattccagaaacttattcagatctctattcggtcatctttccaaactgcaacacacgaatatgtggttTCAACGAATTGGTGTGATTCTGTAgttaccttaatcacatcttccatggagtcacagatccgacaataggAATCATagaattgagaggaatcattccAAGAtcaattacaattgcaattttTTAACTCTCCTGGCCATTTTCaaacaagtggttgtaatgatGGGACCCTTGATTTGAAACGCATAATGTGCGTTGATTGGATTGTAGATATTCTAGAGAAAGCAAATCGGGTATACATTCGTTGCCTGCATTCATATTGTTGAGACAACAACAGATCATGAATGTAAGGCCCTAGTAcgtatttgacaaaaagtcgcagcggaaattcgtgccataaaattctttcattacaaacatcTTGACCTACTTGAAAGTTcgttttaatatgtatcttttacaaaaataaagtaTAAGTCCTGTTTGCTAAAACACATACTcagtattcccgtacaatctcacttgtgactcggtcttcgatctctattcctcgtgataaccgcccatgattcgtacaacctgcactaaccacatacattcataacattagtacacaatacataaacaagattcaATCTCGTACACCTCCCATTTCGTTATATTTCTAATTTAAGCATTTCATCTGTGTATCCAtatcctggtgaggcttcaataatgtacctgcattactttcgttctcaaggcacactattaataaCGTATTACTCGACGTATCTAACTcatgcatacatacattcttacatgcatacatacacatctacatacgtacattcCTTCCTATGtatctacatacatgcatacactcatacgtacTCGCATATATACcatatacacatctacatacacacatacatcaCTACGTCTCTACATACATTCATATACACATACGTATcttcacatatacataaatacacgtctacatacttacatacattacTATGTCATACACgtctacatacttacatacattacTATGTCTTTACTTACTTGCATACACTTATACGTGCcttcatatatacttaaatacatGTCTACATATGTACATATACTCTTACGTACACGTCAAGATTTTACACACCTCTTATATATCCATACATTAATTACATGGTACTTAGACTTagatttatagcccataaacgTCAAAGGAacgatcaaaatcatgtttgggaggcctGTCGAGGTCCACGGATAATAAACCGAAGCCTACTATACCCAAATCAACTTAGATAACATTTTCAGGTTTTTGAACATggggaggccgtcggcgacggcccttgcaaATGCCCGTAGCCCAAAACTTCCGTAGACAGTCAAATAGCCCGTCAGCCAAAAACTGACTTTccagagcccgtcggcgacgcccccatgcccgtcggcgacgccctctagattgtgcatttttctgcagctccgtttcgttgtccgtacgcactaaaacgtgcataacctttgaaccgtttacccgtttaacctcccgtttcttcctacatgcttgtaaattcacattctatcatatgaacttgaaatccaacatccggtttAAGGAAAATATTCACTTAAAGCTCTCGGCTTTATATACCCGCTTTcacttattcgacccgttcatgttttcgtCAAACTACTCATTTGTTTTAACCCAAGACTTACATAAACGTTATAACTATAATACTTTTACATTATCCGGGGTTCGCACTTAGGATTTATACACTCGATACCCGGTATGCATTAAACCTATTCATGTCATTCATCTATACGAAAGCAAACTTTGTTAATACAATTTCAAATGCGAAATTGTATGTCTATTAACCATGACTCACAACCGAGTCTTTAGACTATTAATCCGCATCTCCGATTCTTGATTAACGTACTTATGTACAATTCTACCCATACCCGGCTATAGTACCGTAATCAATTTCATACAACCCTTCTTATTTGACTTCAATTATCATGCCTAATTAACTAGAACATAACCTTACTtaacaaactaagaagtgattcaGAAATCACTTACTTAATACCATTTCTTGATATCATCATTTACAACACATTTCAACATAACTACTATCGATTATCATACAAATGATCTCTTAATTACCAAAGAGGGAGCCCGCGAATACTTACCTCATGCGTTCAAGTTCGTGTTTACCCTTGACCCGTTGCCCTTCCATGCTTGTGTCCATGTTGAGATGACTCCTATCCATACATGTCGTCACGTTCATCACAACATGATTAGCATATATgatcatacatacattcattcatctTATTTTCAGACCATACTACACTTGACTTTCGTTAGTCAATTATCACATAAATAAGACACGTACTAATAATCACCTCGTTCCAATTCCACGTAAATTAATTACCATTATCCATGACACATAATCCGTTATTACATAGCTCATATTTTCTCTCCTCATACAATTGTGTCCTAAGGCTCACCCATGACACTCCTACACTattgactttcaaaagtcaagTGTCCATCATACACACTTCCAAACTAACAAACTCATATTGTTATTCTAGATCATACTAATGATCTCATATGCATTTTATTTCCCATGTGATAAGACGCTTACTACCGCATTAACCTAAATTTCATTCATGTGCGAAAAACAACTTCCAAATCAATACTATCATCGCATCATACTAGCAAAAACCGAAACTTCTACATGAATCACGTTCAAGGCACACTTCTCATGTTATTTTACTGCCACGTACAATCATCATTTCTTTCTATACATGTTCATTCTTTGTTTACATCAAATCTCATCCGATAGTTTCGCCtatgcatttcatcaaacacctggtaTGCGTACCATCTACCAAGCCTAGTGTACAACTATCTCAAGCACATTCATACCATATCCTATCAAGGTCATCATATATAAAATTTTCACGCAATTTTCTATCTAATTCAGGTTCATATATCATCAATCTACCATAATCATCTTCCCATACCAAATCTACAACTAATCTAACACACATTTCATCAACATATCCATGGCATTATTACATACAAGTGGGTTTACATATAAACATCAAAATAATCTGAATTTCTAGCATAATTCCAGTTTTATAAGGTGATTCTAACACTTATACATCCTAGATTTCATATATAATCCCAGCTTTCACAAACCCACT
Coding sequences:
- the LOC110929674 gene encoding LOW QUALITY PROTEIN: kinesin-like protein KIN-14N (The sequence of the model RefSeq protein was modified relative to this genomic sequence to represent the inferred CDS: inserted 4 bases in 3 codons; deleted 2 bases in 1 codon), which translates into the protein MVGPANGGRSDIKTVLSVVNGGQDPIIRVGPASIASSDCGGIEFTREDVEALLSERIKPKNKFSLKEKCDAMADYXKRLKMCIKWFQELEADLLLEQDKHWKMLETAEKKCNDIEMVMGQKEEELNSIIVALRKNYTALQEKLXKEESDKLAAMVSLNKEKDARLSVERSQAPIKEELERAQRESSSANQKILSLNDMYKRLQEYNTSLQQYNSKLQAELNQTNEILKNVEKEKVAVLENLSNLRGYCTSLQDQLTATKESNDEAMKLKDALASEVGCLRLDLQQVRDERDRQLSHVQELSAEVLKYKELTGKSADELGNLTTKSNELEARCASQSDQIKKLQEKLDAAENKLAMSDVSAFEIRTGYEEQKRVNSELQFRLDEAELKLVEGEALRKKLHNTILELKGNIRVFCRVRPLLLDDAADNEPKAVSFPTTTENLGRGIELLQHGQKHSFVFDKVFVPESSQEEVFVEVSQLVQSALDGYKVCIFAYGQTGSGKRIQXDGTSGNDDDKGLIPRSLEQIFESRQTLQNQGWKYEMQVSMLEIYNETIRDLLTINRPGSTEARTKQYVIKHDANGNTHVSDLTVVDVRSSREVSFLLNRAAQSRSVGMTQMNEQSSRSHFVFTMRITGVNESTEQQVHGVLNLIDLAGSERLSKSGSTGDRLKETQAINKSLSSLSDVIFALAKKEEHVPFRNSKLTYLLQPCLGGDSKTLMVVNVSPAPSSINESLCSLRFAARVNACEIGTPRRQTSVKQLDARFSHG